One genomic window of Nocardioides daphniae includes the following:
- a CDS encoding DivIVA domain-containing protein — protein MPLTPEDVSNKRFTPVRLREGYDMGEVDQFLDEVEAELARLTKENDDLRAKLAAAQNAAPATPTPYAIQAVEPEPEPEPVAPEPVYAPEPVAPVVAAQPPAQETLRVETVAEASNAAARLLEIATRNADELVDSAKNEADRIVGEARTKAERLESESKGKADRLEAEARQRAQMLDAETAERRTQMFGALETERDKLNGEVETLRSFEREYRSRLKTYFTQQLEALEGTASLENPSTGEAPAPKRLRSILGDDEG, from the coding sequence ATGCCGCTGACGCCTGAGGACGTGAGCAACAAGCGCTTTACTCCTGTCCGGCTCCGTGAGGGCTACGACATGGGTGAGGTCGACCAGTTCCTGGACGAGGTCGAGGCGGAGCTCGCTCGGTTGACCAAGGAGAACGACGACCTGCGCGCCAAGCTCGCTGCGGCGCAGAACGCGGCCCCCGCGACCCCGACGCCGTACGCGATCCAGGCCGTCGAGCCGGAGCCGGAGCCGGAGCCCGTCGCTCCCGAGCCGGTCTACGCCCCGGAGCCTGTGGCGCCCGTCGTCGCCGCCCAGCCGCCGGCGCAGGAGACCCTCCGCGTCGAGACCGTCGCCGAGGCCTCCAACGCCGCTGCGCGACTGCTGGAGATCGCCACGCGCAACGCCGACGAGCTCGTCGACAGCGCCAAGAACGAGGCCGACCGCATCGTCGGCGAGGCCCGCACCAAGGCCGAGCGCCTCGAGTCCGAGTCGAAGGGCAAGGCCGACCGCCTCGAGGCCGAGGCCCGTCAGCGTGCCCAGATGCTCGACGCCGAGACCGCCGAGCGTCGTACGCAGATGTTCGGTGCGCTCGAGACCGAGCGCGACAAGCTCAACGGTGAGGTCGAGACCCTGCGCTCGTTCGAGCGTGAGTACCGCTCGCGCCTGAAGACCTACTTCACCCAGCAGCTCGAGGCGCTCGAGGGCACCGCAAGCCTGGAGAACCCCTCGACGGGCGAGGCGCCGGCACCCAAGCGCCTGCGCTCGATCCTGGGCGACGACGAGGGCTGA
- a CDS encoding YggT family protein, with protein MTAVGSVLYAIVWIFLILLIIRLVVDWVQVFARSWVPKGPLLVALEGVYTATDPPIKLVRRWVPIVRIGQVGLDLSFMLVFIACWLLLSVISGVFAL; from the coding sequence ATGACTGCTGTCGGATCGGTCCTGTACGCGATCGTCTGGATCTTCCTGATCCTGCTGATCATCCGCCTGGTGGTCGACTGGGTCCAGGTCTTCGCGAGGTCGTGGGTCCCGAAGGGGCCCCTGCTGGTGGCGCTCGAGGGCGTCTACACCGCGACGGACCCGCCCATCAAGCTCGTACGCCGCTGGGTGCCCATCGTGCGCATCGGGCAGGTCGGCCTGGACCTGAGCTTCATGCTCGTGTTCATCGCCTGCTGGCTGCTGCTCAGCGTCATCAGTGGCGTCTTCGCCCTGTGA
- a CDS encoding YggS family pyridoxal phosphate-dependent enzyme yields the protein MTARVDELRAGLATVRERIARACRAVDRAPDEVSLVVVTKYFPASDVRLLAELGVTDVGENRHQEAEAKAHECADLGLRWHFIGGLQSNKAAAVGAYAHVVESVDRTKLVAPLSRGAAGRPEPVEVLLQVSLDPPGAAHRSGAPVADLAALADAVADAEHLRLAGLMAVAPLGADPDAAFARLAEVCQDVLTRHPEARVLSAGMSGDLEQAIAHGATHVRVGSAILGPRPVIL from the coding sequence ATGACGGCGCGCGTCGACGAGCTGCGGGCCGGACTGGCCACGGTGCGCGAGCGGATCGCCCGGGCCTGCCGGGCGGTCGACCGGGCGCCCGACGAGGTCAGCCTGGTCGTGGTCACCAAGTACTTCCCGGCCAGCGACGTACGCCTGCTCGCCGAGCTCGGCGTCACCGACGTGGGGGAGAACCGGCACCAGGAGGCGGAGGCCAAGGCGCACGAGTGCGCCGACCTCGGCCTGCGCTGGCACTTCATCGGTGGCCTGCAGAGCAACAAGGCCGCTGCGGTGGGCGCCTACGCCCACGTGGTGGAGTCCGTCGACCGGACCAAGCTGGTGGCGCCGCTCTCCCGTGGTGCGGCCGGCCGACCGGAGCCGGTCGAGGTGCTCCTCCAGGTGAGCCTCGACCCACCCGGCGCCGCCCACCGGTCCGGTGCGCCGGTCGCCGACCTGGCTGCCCTGGCCGACGCGGTGGCCGACGCCGAGCACCTGCGGCTGGCAGGGCTCATGGCGGTGGCGCCGCTGGGGGCGGACCCTGACGCCGCCTTCGCCCGTCTGGCCGAGGTGTGCCAGGACGTCCTCACCCGGCACCCGGAGGCACGCGTGCTCTCCGCCGGGATGAGTGGTGACCTCGAGCAGGCGATCGCCCACGGCGCGACACACGTACGCGTCGGCTCGGCGATCCTCGGTCCGAGGCCAGTGATCTTGTAA
- a CDS encoding cell division protein SepF has product MSGAMRRIGEYLGLLEDTGRYDDYADDGAADTETTMAGPVEDRRPAPVSDLAERRRPAPVPTPTTVTELSRITTLHPRTYNEARTVGENFREGVPVIMNLSDMDDADAKRLVDFAAGLVFATRGSIERITNKVFLLSPPNVTVSTEEKERLVEGGFFNQS; this is encoded by the coding sequence ATGAGCGGCGCGATGCGCAGGATCGGCGAGTACCTCGGCCTGCTCGAGGACACCGGTCGGTACGACGACTACGCGGACGACGGCGCCGCGGACACCGAGACGACCATGGCTGGCCCGGTGGAGGACCGCCGCCCCGCCCCGGTCTCCGACCTGGCCGAGCGCCGCCGTCCGGCGCCGGTCCCGACCCCGACGACGGTGACTGAATTGAGCAGGATCACGACGCTCCACCCGCGTACCTACAACGAGGCTCGTACGGTCGGTGAGAACTTCCGAGAGGGTGTCCCGGTCATCATGAACCTCTCGGACATGGACGATGCCGACGCCAAGCGCCTGGTCGACTTCGCGGCCGGCCTGGTCTTCGCCACCCGTGGCAGCATCGAGCGGATCACCAACAAGGTGTTCCTGCTCTCGCCGCCCAACGTCACCGTCTCGACGGAGGAGAAGGAGCGCCTCGTCGAAGGCGGCTTCTTCAACCAGAGCTGA
- the lspA gene encoding signal peptidase II → MRHCACHASSARSVADPSDSTTGLSVPHWSLFATVAVIGYLVDQLTKAWALETLDDRIIGVIGDWFTLRLVFNPGAAFSTGAEFTIVFTCLSTAAAVTVLFLSRRVASKVWAVGLGALLAGVLGNLTDRVFREPEPFHGHVIDFLSFGDFPVFNVADVLINVAAGVIILQSLRGVSLDGSRDGDDDTPDDPDGADEASDDADASEENP, encoded by the coding sequence GTGCGACACTGTGCCTGTCATGCAAGCAGCGCGAGGAGCGTCGCTGACCCCAGCGACAGCACGACGGGTCTCTCCGTCCCCCACTGGTCCCTGTTCGCGACGGTCGCCGTCATCGGATACCTGGTCGACCAGCTGACCAAGGCGTGGGCGCTGGAGACGCTCGACGACCGGATCATCGGCGTGATCGGTGACTGGTTCACCCTGCGCCTGGTCTTCAACCCGGGCGCGGCGTTCAGCACCGGGGCCGAGTTCACGATCGTGTTCACGTGCCTGTCGACGGCGGCTGCCGTCACGGTGCTGTTCCTCTCCCGCCGGGTGGCGAGCAAGGTCTGGGCCGTCGGCCTGGGTGCGTTGCTGGCCGGCGTTCTGGGCAACCTGACCGACCGGGTGTTCCGCGAGCCGGAGCCGTTCCACGGGCACGTGATCGACTTCCTGAGCTTCGGGGACTTCCCGGTCTTCAACGTCGCCGACGTGCTCATCAACGTGGCGGCCGGCGTGATCATCCTGCAGAGCCTGCGGGGCGTCTCCCTCGACGGGAGCCGCGACGGCGATGACGACACCCCCGACGACCCCGACGGTGCCGACGAGGCGTCCGACGACGCCGACGCGAGCGAGGAGAACCCATGA
- a CDS encoding TraR/DksA family transcriptional regulator, giving the protein MVPTTRKSVTTKKVPTAESAAALAVKDGETSWSSEELDEVLVDLHEHRDRLVKMMDVQERELTGLMKDAGDGAGHDQADVGATSFERDHELTLMNNEREMLAQIDRALARIEAGTYGVCESCGEPIGKMRVMAFPRATLCLSCKQREERR; this is encoded by the coding sequence ATGGTCCCGACCACCCGCAAGAGCGTGACCACCAAGAAGGTTCCCACCGCGGAGTCCGCGGCGGCCCTGGCCGTCAAGGACGGCGAGACCAGCTGGAGCTCGGAGGAGCTCGACGAGGTGCTGGTCGACCTGCACGAGCACCGCGACCGCCTGGTGAAGATGATGGACGTCCAGGAGCGGGAGCTCACGGGCCTCATGAAGGACGCCGGAGACGGTGCCGGCCACGACCAGGCCGACGTCGGCGCGACCAGCTTCGAGCGCGACCACGAGCTGACCCTGATGAACAACGAGCGGGAGATGCTCGCGCAGATCGACCGCGCGCTGGCCCGGATCGAGGCCGGCACCTACGGGGTCTGTGAGTCGTGCGGTGAGCCCATCGGCAAGATGAGGGTCATGGCCTTCCCGCGTGCGACACTGTGCCTGTCATGCAAGCAGCGCGAGGAGCGTCGCTGA
- a CDS encoding PHP domain-containing protein, producing MSVANDSFAHLHVHTEYSMLDGASLLDGLFSRVANLGMTSIAMTDHGNLHGAYDFWKKANKYGVKPIIGIEAYLTPGTPRQERRRVKWVVAGLPRRVATTSPVAAPTPT from the coding sequence ATGTCGGTCGCCAACGACTCGTTCGCCCACCTGCACGTCCACACCGAGTACTCCATGCTGGACGGCGCCTCCTTGCTCGACGGGCTCTTCTCCCGCGTCGCCAACCTGGGCATGACGTCGATCGCGATGACTGACCACGGCAACCTGCACGGCGCCTACGACTTCTGGAAGAAGGCGAACAAGTACGGCGTGAAGCCGATCATCGGCATCGAGGCCTACCTGACGCCCGGCACGCCGCGCCAGGAGCGTCGCCGCGTGAAGTGGGTCGTGGCGGGGCTGCCGAGGAGGGTGGCGACGACGTCGCCGGTGGCGGCGCCTACACCCACATGA